In a single window of the Salmo trutta chromosome 21, fSalTru1.1, whole genome shotgun sequence genome:
- the LOC115156591 gene encoding activated CDC42 kinase 1 isoform X5 — MQSEEGTEWLLELLMEVQLQQYFLRIRDDLNVTRLSHFDYVKNEDLEKIGMGRPGQRRLWEAVKRRKAMCKRKSWMSKVFSGKRPDGGDFQQASPTSSFRKLSPTPPPAVEGDPQSLSQPPQHQALTCLISEKDLALFEKLGDGSFGVVKRGEWFTPAGKVLTVAVKCLKTDMLSQPEALDDFICEVNAMHSLDHQNLIRLYGVVLTQPMKMVTELAPLGSLLERLRCVRPQGPILIHMLCQYAVQVACGMAYLEQRRFIHRDLAARNILLASAQRVKIGDFGLMRALPNNHEHYVMQEHRKVPFAWCAPESLKTRTFSHATDAWMFGVTLWEMYTHGQEPWLGLNGSQILHKIDKEGERLPKPEDCPQDIYNVMLQCWAQKPDDRPTFVALREFLLETMPTDMCALQNFEEVNKLQIQVLDVITIIEGRAENYWWRGQNKRTLKLGQFPRNVVTSVAGLSAHDISRPLKHSFIHTGHGDTDPHRCWGFPDRIDDLYLGNPMDPPDVLGLDLNAARPTQLPGRAKKEAPTRPPQPSVLVKKPCYDSVTEDEELTASGLKGLSLLKVGSIKGLKLKPAICVSASKQGCRTMGSGHTPSEVSLIDFGEEFPPAASSPSPVVELQVPSLAKLALDAEFILDRTPTQSPWRSLPRPLHPTPVVDWDTRPLPPPPAYDDVAQDEEDMEVSSINSLDQQQGGMGESHSLTEALPAGEEKAMAGAADKPLEDNLFLPSKQDLASTSFSQSAEIFQELQQECMRRLNVPTGGGHQPPSLSPSSGLQSVDVHRQIILFFSEDKPQIPPRVPIPPRPVKRGDYTRWSGDLSLSLTPASEEVQDRAPQIPPRDPLSQPGSRTPSPMGQQVGSPQQRTMVFPSAPPPPTYGSYLSTSPGKLMPTTHSFALDPKYAAPKVIQAQAQGKDLAKGPCILPIVRDGRKISNTHYYLLPERPPYLDRYDRFFREAENVPTGGSGGICEERRQANTATVRPMMVNQQQQNQGGDLKPNFSSNNNTSLGFRLSMKSSLSLPRVSSDGSADRAEGGTTADGVKMVQEAVHGVTIEECQTALQNHNWNVQKAVHYLKVEQLFCLGLKTRTECLKVLEMYDWNLEVASTQLLDSYGSVRQRR; from the exons gTGTTCAGTGGGAAGCGTCCGGATGGCGGGGACTTCCAGCAGGCGTCGCCCACCTCTTCCTTCCGCAAGCTGTCCCCCACGCCACCCCCAGCGGTTGAGGGGGATCCTCAGTCCCTGTCCCAGCCCCCCCAGCACCAGGCCCTCACCTGTCTGATCAGCGAGAAGGACCTTGCGCTCTTCGAGAAGCTGGGCGACGGCTCCTTCGGGGTGGTCAAGAGGGGCGAGTGGTTCACGCCCGCCGGGAAAGTG TTGACTGTAGCGGTCAAGTGTCTGAAGACAGACATGCTGAGCCAGCCGGAGGCGTTGGACGACTTCATCTGCGAGGTCAATGCCATGCACTCCCTGGACCACCAGAACCTCATCAGGCTGTACGGAGTGGTGCTCACACAACCCATGAAGATG GTGACCGAACTAGCCCCGCTTGGCTCCCTCCTGGAGCGCCTGCGCTGCGTTCGGCCGCAGGGCCCCATCCTCATCCACATGCTGTGCCAGTACGCCGTGCAGGTGGCGTGCGGCATGGCCTACCTGGAGCAGCGGCGCTTCATCCACCGTGACCTGGCCGCCCGCAACATCCTGCTGGCGTCGGCCCAGAGGGTAAAGATCGGCGACTTCGGTCTGATGCGGGCGCTGCCCAACAACCACGAACACTACGTCATGCAGGAGCACCGCAAGGTGCCGTTCGCGTG GTGTGCCCCGGAGAGCCTGAAGACGCGGACGTTCTCCCACGCCACAGACGCTTGGATGTTCGGGGTGACGCTGTGGGAGATGTATACCCACGGACAGGAGCCCTGGCTGGGCCTCAATGGCAGCCAG ATCTTACACAAGATAGACAAGGAGGGTGAGCGTCTACCCAAGCCAGAGGACTGTCCCCAGGACATCTACAACGTCATGCTGCAGTGCTGGGCCCAGAAACCTGATGACAGGCCCACCTTCGTCGCCCTCAGGGAGTTCCTGCTCGAG acCATGCCAACAGACATGTGCGCACTGCAGAACTTTGAAGAGGTCAACAAGCTTCAGATTCAGGTCCTTGACGTGATCACCATCATCGAGGGCAG agCGGAGAACTACTGGTGGCGGGGCCAGAACAAGCGCACGCTGAAGTTGGGCCAGTTCCCCAGGAACGTGGTGACCTCGGTTGCAGGCCTGTCGGCCCATGACATCAGCAGGCCCCTCaaacacagcttcatccacacagGCCATGGAGACACAGACCCACACCGCTGCTGGGGCTTCCCGGACCGCATCGACGA tcTGTACCTAGGGAACCCCATGGACCCACCAGATGTCTTGGGGTTGGACCTCAACGCTGCCCGGCCTACTCAGCTACCAGGACGAGCAAAAA AGGAGGCCCCTACTCGTCCCCCCCAGCCGTCGGTGCTTGTCAAGA AGCCGTGCTACGACTCGGTGACTGAGGACGAGGAGCTGACTGCCTCAGGCCTCAAGGGGCTGTCACTACTGAAAGTGGGCTCCATCAAAGGCCTCAAGCTGAAACCCGCCATATGTGTCTCCGCCTCCAAACAGGGGTGCCGGACTATGGGCTCAGGCCACACCCCCAGTGAGGTGTCACTCATCGACTTTGGGGAGGAGTTTCCCCCGGCCGCATCCTCCCCCTCCCCGGTGGTGGAGCTCCAGGTGCCCTCGTTGGCCAAGTTGGCCCTGGACGCAGAGTTTATTCTGGATCGTACTCCTACCCAGAGCCCGTGGCGCTCGCTGCCCCGCCCCTTACACCCCACGCCAGTGGTGGACTGGGACACCCGGCCCTTACCTCCACCTCCTGCGTACGATGACGTGGCGCAGGACGAGGAGGACATGGAGGTGAGCTCCATCAACAGCCTGGATCAGCAGCAGGGGGGGATGGGTGAGAGCCACAGCCTCACAGAGGCCTTGCCGGCTGGTGAGGAGAAGGCCATGGCCGGTGCAGCCGACAAACCCCTGGAGGACAACCTCTTCCTGCCCTCTAAGCaggacctggcctccacatcCTTCTCTCAGTCAGCTGAGATCTTTCAGGAGCTCCAGCAGGAGTGCATGAGGAGGCTCAATGTGCCCACGGGAGGAGGTCACCAGCCCCCCTCGCTGTCCCCAAGCTCAGGCCTCCAGTCCGTGGACGTCCACCGCCAGATCATCTTGTTCTTCTCTGAGGACAAGCCCCAGATCCCTCCACGCGTACCCATCCCGCCTCGCCCTGTCAAACGGGGGGACTACACCCGCTGGTCCGGtgacctctccctgtccctgactcCAGCTTCTGAGGAAGTCCAGGACCGGGCCCCTCAGATCCCCCCGCGGGACCCCCTGTCCCAGCCGGGCTCGCGCACCCCCAGTCCCATGGGACAACAGGTGGGCTCCCCCCAGCAAAGGACAATGGTTTTCCCCAGTGCCCCTCCTCCGCCCACATACGGATCCTACCTCTCCACGTCCCCGGGGAAGCTCATGCCCACCACACATAGCTTTGCCTTGGACCCCAAATACGCCGCACCCAAGGTCATCCAAGCACAAGCCCAGGGTAAGGACCTGGCCAAGGGGCCCTGCATCCTGCCCATTGTCCGCGACGGCCGCAAAATCAGCAACACGCACTACTACCTCCTGCCCGAGAGGCCGCCTTACCTGGACCGCTACGACCGCTTCTTCAGGGAAGCGGAAAATGTGCCAACCGGTGGCAGCGGTGGGATCTGCGAGGAGAGGCGGCAGGCCAACACAGCCACGGTCAGGCCCATGATGGTGAACCAGCAGCAGCAGAACCAGGGGGGAGACCTCAAGCCCAACTTTTCCTCCAACAACAACACTAGCCTGGGCTTCCGGCTGAGCATGAAGTCCTCCCTCAGCCTGCCCAGGGTCAGCTCTGACGGGTCAGCCGACAGGGCAGAGGGGGGAACCACAGCAGACGGGGTCAAGATG GTGCAGGAGGCGGTCCATGGCGTGACTATAGAGGAGTGTCAGACAGCCCTCCAGAACCACAACTGGAACGTGCAGAAAGCTGTGCACTACCTCAAG GTTGAGCAGCTGTTCTGTCTTGGCCTGAAGACCAGGACGGAGTGTCTCAAGGTGCTGGAGATGTATGACTGGAACCTGGAGGTGGCCAGCACTCAGCTCCTGGACTCCTACGGCTCCGTCCGGCAAAG GCGGTGA
- the LOC115156591 gene encoding activated CDC42 kinase 1 isoform X3, whose protein sequence is MGETAEYQRLSSDDEEKLGSSNMQSEEGTEWLLELLMEVQLQQYFLRIRDDLNVTRLSHFDYVKNEDLEKIGMGRPGQRRLWEAVKRRKAMCKRKSWMSKVFSGKRPDGGDFQQASPTSSFRKLSPTPPPAVEGDPQSLSQPPQHQALTCLISEKDLALFEKLGDGSFGVVKRGEWFTPAGKVLTVAVKCLKTDMLSQPEALDDFICEVNAMHSLDHQNLIRLYGVVLTQPMKMVTELAPLGSLLERLRCVRPQGPILIHMLCQYAVQVACGMAYLEQRRFIHRDLAARNILLASAQRVKIGDFGLMRALPNNHEHYVMQEHRKVPFAWCAPESLKTRTFSHATDAWMFGVTLWEMYTHGQEPWLGLNGSQILHKIDKEGERLPKPEDCPQDIYNVMLQCWAQKPDDRPTFVALREFLLETMPTDMCALQNFEEVNKLQIQVLDVITIIEGRAENYWWRGQNKRTLKLGQFPRNVVTSVAGLSAHDISRPLKHSFIHTGHGDTDPHRCWGFPDRIDDLYLGNPMDPPDVLGLDLNAARPTQLPGRAKKEAPTRPPQPSVLVKKPCYDSVTEDEELTASGLKGLSLLKVGSIKGLKLKPAICVSASKQGCRTMGSGHTPSEVSLIDFGEEFPPAASSPSPVVELQVPSLAKLALDAEFILDRTPTQSPWRSLPRPLHPTPVVDWDTRPLPPPPAYDDVAQDEEDMEVSSINSLDQQQGGMGESHSLTEALPAGEEKAMAGAADKPLEDNLFLPSKQDLASTSFSQSAEIFQELQQECMRRLNVPTGGGHQPPSLSPSSGLQSVDVHRQIILFFSEDKPQIPPRVPIPPRPVKRGDYTRWSGDLSLSLTPASEEVQDRAPQIPPRDPLSQPGSRTPSPMGQQVGSPQQRTMVFPSAPPPPTYGSYLSTSPGKLMPTTHSFALDPKYAAPKVIQAQAQGKDLAKGPCILPIVRDGRKISNTHYYLLPERPPYLDRYDRFFREAENVPTGGSGGICEERRQANTATVRPMMVNQQQQNQGGDLKPNFSSNNNTSLGFRLSMKSSLSLPRVSSDGSADRAEGGTTADGVKMVQEAVHGVTIEECQTALQNHNWNVQKAVHYLKVEQLFCLGLKTRTECLKVLEMYDWNLEVASTQLLDSYGSVRQRR, encoded by the exons gTGTTCAGTGGGAAGCGTCCGGATGGCGGGGACTTCCAGCAGGCGTCGCCCACCTCTTCCTTCCGCAAGCTGTCCCCCACGCCACCCCCAGCGGTTGAGGGGGATCCTCAGTCCCTGTCCCAGCCCCCCCAGCACCAGGCCCTCACCTGTCTGATCAGCGAGAAGGACCTTGCGCTCTTCGAGAAGCTGGGCGACGGCTCCTTCGGGGTGGTCAAGAGGGGCGAGTGGTTCACGCCCGCCGGGAAAGTG TTGACTGTAGCGGTCAAGTGTCTGAAGACAGACATGCTGAGCCAGCCGGAGGCGTTGGACGACTTCATCTGCGAGGTCAATGCCATGCACTCCCTGGACCACCAGAACCTCATCAGGCTGTACGGAGTGGTGCTCACACAACCCATGAAGATG GTGACCGAACTAGCCCCGCTTGGCTCCCTCCTGGAGCGCCTGCGCTGCGTTCGGCCGCAGGGCCCCATCCTCATCCACATGCTGTGCCAGTACGCCGTGCAGGTGGCGTGCGGCATGGCCTACCTGGAGCAGCGGCGCTTCATCCACCGTGACCTGGCCGCCCGCAACATCCTGCTGGCGTCGGCCCAGAGGGTAAAGATCGGCGACTTCGGTCTGATGCGGGCGCTGCCCAACAACCACGAACACTACGTCATGCAGGAGCACCGCAAGGTGCCGTTCGCGTG GTGTGCCCCGGAGAGCCTGAAGACGCGGACGTTCTCCCACGCCACAGACGCTTGGATGTTCGGGGTGACGCTGTGGGAGATGTATACCCACGGACAGGAGCCCTGGCTGGGCCTCAATGGCAGCCAG ATCTTACACAAGATAGACAAGGAGGGTGAGCGTCTACCCAAGCCAGAGGACTGTCCCCAGGACATCTACAACGTCATGCTGCAGTGCTGGGCCCAGAAACCTGATGACAGGCCCACCTTCGTCGCCCTCAGGGAGTTCCTGCTCGAG acCATGCCAACAGACATGTGCGCACTGCAGAACTTTGAAGAGGTCAACAAGCTTCAGATTCAGGTCCTTGACGTGATCACCATCATCGAGGGCAG agCGGAGAACTACTGGTGGCGGGGCCAGAACAAGCGCACGCTGAAGTTGGGCCAGTTCCCCAGGAACGTGGTGACCTCGGTTGCAGGCCTGTCGGCCCATGACATCAGCAGGCCCCTCaaacacagcttcatccacacagGCCATGGAGACACAGACCCACACCGCTGCTGGGGCTTCCCGGACCGCATCGACGA tcTGTACCTAGGGAACCCCATGGACCCACCAGATGTCTTGGGGTTGGACCTCAACGCTGCCCGGCCTACTCAGCTACCAGGACGAGCAAAAA AGGAGGCCCCTACTCGTCCCCCCCAGCCGTCGGTGCTTGTCAAGA AGCCGTGCTACGACTCGGTGACTGAGGACGAGGAGCTGACTGCCTCAGGCCTCAAGGGGCTGTCACTACTGAAAGTGGGCTCCATCAAAGGCCTCAAGCTGAAACCCGCCATATGTGTCTCCGCCTCCAAACAGGGGTGCCGGACTATGGGCTCAGGCCACACCCCCAGTGAGGTGTCACTCATCGACTTTGGGGAGGAGTTTCCCCCGGCCGCATCCTCCCCCTCCCCGGTGGTGGAGCTCCAGGTGCCCTCGTTGGCCAAGTTGGCCCTGGACGCAGAGTTTATTCTGGATCGTACTCCTACCCAGAGCCCGTGGCGCTCGCTGCCCCGCCCCTTACACCCCACGCCAGTGGTGGACTGGGACACCCGGCCCTTACCTCCACCTCCTGCGTACGATGACGTGGCGCAGGACGAGGAGGACATGGAGGTGAGCTCCATCAACAGCCTGGATCAGCAGCAGGGGGGGATGGGTGAGAGCCACAGCCTCACAGAGGCCTTGCCGGCTGGTGAGGAGAAGGCCATGGCCGGTGCAGCCGACAAACCCCTGGAGGACAACCTCTTCCTGCCCTCTAAGCaggacctggcctccacatcCTTCTCTCAGTCAGCTGAGATCTTTCAGGAGCTCCAGCAGGAGTGCATGAGGAGGCTCAATGTGCCCACGGGAGGAGGTCACCAGCCCCCCTCGCTGTCCCCAAGCTCAGGCCTCCAGTCCGTGGACGTCCACCGCCAGATCATCTTGTTCTTCTCTGAGGACAAGCCCCAGATCCCTCCACGCGTACCCATCCCGCCTCGCCCTGTCAAACGGGGGGACTACACCCGCTGGTCCGGtgacctctccctgtccctgactcCAGCTTCTGAGGAAGTCCAGGACCGGGCCCCTCAGATCCCCCCGCGGGACCCCCTGTCCCAGCCGGGCTCGCGCACCCCCAGTCCCATGGGACAACAGGTGGGCTCCCCCCAGCAAAGGACAATGGTTTTCCCCAGTGCCCCTCCTCCGCCCACATACGGATCCTACCTCTCCACGTCCCCGGGGAAGCTCATGCCCACCACACATAGCTTTGCCTTGGACCCCAAATACGCCGCACCCAAGGTCATCCAAGCACAAGCCCAGGGTAAGGACCTGGCCAAGGGGCCCTGCATCCTGCCCATTGTCCGCGACGGCCGCAAAATCAGCAACACGCACTACTACCTCCTGCCCGAGAGGCCGCCTTACCTGGACCGCTACGACCGCTTCTTCAGGGAAGCGGAAAATGTGCCAACCGGTGGCAGCGGTGGGATCTGCGAGGAGAGGCGGCAGGCCAACACAGCCACGGTCAGGCCCATGATGGTGAACCAGCAGCAGCAGAACCAGGGGGGAGACCTCAAGCCCAACTTTTCCTCCAACAACAACACTAGCCTGGGCTTCCGGCTGAGCATGAAGTCCTCCCTCAGCCTGCCCAGGGTCAGCTCTGACGGGTCAGCCGACAGGGCAGAGGGGGGAACCACAGCAGACGGGGTCAAGATG GTGCAGGAGGCGGTCCATGGCGTGACTATAGAGGAGTGTCAGACAGCCCTCCAGAACCACAACTGGAACGTGCAGAAAGCTGTGCACTACCTCAAG GTTGAGCAGCTGTTCTGTCTTGGCCTGAAGACCAGGACGGAGTGTCTCAAGGTGCTGGAGATGTATGACTGGAACCTGGAGGTGGCCAGCACTCAGCTCCTGGACTCCTACGGCTCCGTCCGGCAAAG GCGGTGA
- the LOC115156591 gene encoding activated CDC42 kinase 1 isoform X2: MRRFDKLKKSFPFLAHFHVYGKLGSSNMQSEEGTEWLLELLMEVQLQQYFLRIRDDLNVTRLSHFDYVKNEDLEKIGMGRPGQRRLWEAVKRRKAMCKRKSWMSKVFSGKRPDGGDFQQASPTSSFRKLSPTPPPAVEGDPQSLSQPPQHQALTCLISEKDLALFEKLGDGSFGVVKRGEWFTPAGKVLTVAVKCLKTDMLSQPEALDDFICEVNAMHSLDHQNLIRLYGVVLTQPMKMVTELAPLGSLLERLRCVRPQGPILIHMLCQYAVQVACGMAYLEQRRFIHRDLAARNILLASAQRVKIGDFGLMRALPNNHEHYVMQEHRKVPFAWCAPESLKTRTFSHATDAWMFGVTLWEMYTHGQEPWLGLNGSQILHKIDKEGERLPKPEDCPQDIYNVMLQCWAQKPDDRPTFVALREFLLETMPTDMCALQNFEEVNKLQIQVLDVITIIEGRAENYWWRGQNKRTLKLGQFPRNVVTSVAGLSAHDISRPLKHSFIHTGHGDTDPHRCWGFPDRIDDLYLGNPMDPPDVLGLDLNAARPTQLPGRAKKEAPTRPPQPSVLVKKPCYDSVTEDEELTASGLKGLSLLKVGSIKGLKLKPAICVSASKQGCRTMGSGHTPSEVSLIDFGEEFPPAASSPSPVVELQVPSLAKLALDAEFILDRTPTQSPWRSLPRPLHPTPVVDWDTRPLPPPPAYDDVAQDEEDMEVSSINSLDQQQGGMGESHSLTEALPAGEEKAMAGAADKPLEDNLFLPSKQDLASTSFSQSAEIFQELQQECMRRLNVPTGGGHQPPSLSPSSGLQSVDVHRQIILFFSEDKPQIPPRVPIPPRPVKRGDYTRWSGDLSLSLTPASEEVQDRAPQIPPRDPLSQPGSRTPSPMGQQVGSPQQRTMVFPSAPPPPTYGSYLSTSPGKLMPTTHSFALDPKYAAPKVIQAQAQGKDLAKGPCILPIVRDGRKISNTHYYLLPERPPYLDRYDRFFREAENVPTGGSGGICEERRQANTATVRPMMVNQQQQNQGGDLKPNFSSNNNTSLGFRLSMKSSLSLPRVSSDGSADRAEGGTTADGVKMVQEAVHGVTIEECQTALQNHNWNVQKAVHYLKVEQLFCLGLKTRTECLKVLEMYDWNLEVASTQLLDSYGSVRQR, encoded by the exons gTGTTCAGTGGGAAGCGTCCGGATGGCGGGGACTTCCAGCAGGCGTCGCCCACCTCTTCCTTCCGCAAGCTGTCCCCCACGCCACCCCCAGCGGTTGAGGGGGATCCTCAGTCCCTGTCCCAGCCCCCCCAGCACCAGGCCCTCACCTGTCTGATCAGCGAGAAGGACCTTGCGCTCTTCGAGAAGCTGGGCGACGGCTCCTTCGGGGTGGTCAAGAGGGGCGAGTGGTTCACGCCCGCCGGGAAAGTG TTGACTGTAGCGGTCAAGTGTCTGAAGACAGACATGCTGAGCCAGCCGGAGGCGTTGGACGACTTCATCTGCGAGGTCAATGCCATGCACTCCCTGGACCACCAGAACCTCATCAGGCTGTACGGAGTGGTGCTCACACAACCCATGAAGATG GTGACCGAACTAGCCCCGCTTGGCTCCCTCCTGGAGCGCCTGCGCTGCGTTCGGCCGCAGGGCCCCATCCTCATCCACATGCTGTGCCAGTACGCCGTGCAGGTGGCGTGCGGCATGGCCTACCTGGAGCAGCGGCGCTTCATCCACCGTGACCTGGCCGCCCGCAACATCCTGCTGGCGTCGGCCCAGAGGGTAAAGATCGGCGACTTCGGTCTGATGCGGGCGCTGCCCAACAACCACGAACACTACGTCATGCAGGAGCACCGCAAGGTGCCGTTCGCGTG GTGTGCCCCGGAGAGCCTGAAGACGCGGACGTTCTCCCACGCCACAGACGCTTGGATGTTCGGGGTGACGCTGTGGGAGATGTATACCCACGGACAGGAGCCCTGGCTGGGCCTCAATGGCAGCCAG ATCTTACACAAGATAGACAAGGAGGGTGAGCGTCTACCCAAGCCAGAGGACTGTCCCCAGGACATCTACAACGTCATGCTGCAGTGCTGGGCCCAGAAACCTGATGACAGGCCCACCTTCGTCGCCCTCAGGGAGTTCCTGCTCGAG acCATGCCAACAGACATGTGCGCACTGCAGAACTTTGAAGAGGTCAACAAGCTTCAGATTCAGGTCCTTGACGTGATCACCATCATCGAGGGCAG agCGGAGAACTACTGGTGGCGGGGCCAGAACAAGCGCACGCTGAAGTTGGGCCAGTTCCCCAGGAACGTGGTGACCTCGGTTGCAGGCCTGTCGGCCCATGACATCAGCAGGCCCCTCaaacacagcttcatccacacagGCCATGGAGACACAGACCCACACCGCTGCTGGGGCTTCCCGGACCGCATCGACGA tcTGTACCTAGGGAACCCCATGGACCCACCAGATGTCTTGGGGTTGGACCTCAACGCTGCCCGGCCTACTCAGCTACCAGGACGAGCAAAAA AGGAGGCCCCTACTCGTCCCCCCCAGCCGTCGGTGCTTGTCAAGA AGCCGTGCTACGACTCGGTGACTGAGGACGAGGAGCTGACTGCCTCAGGCCTCAAGGGGCTGTCACTACTGAAAGTGGGCTCCATCAAAGGCCTCAAGCTGAAACCCGCCATATGTGTCTCCGCCTCCAAACAGGGGTGCCGGACTATGGGCTCAGGCCACACCCCCAGTGAGGTGTCACTCATCGACTTTGGGGAGGAGTTTCCCCCGGCCGCATCCTCCCCCTCCCCGGTGGTGGAGCTCCAGGTGCCCTCGTTGGCCAAGTTGGCCCTGGACGCAGAGTTTATTCTGGATCGTACTCCTACCCAGAGCCCGTGGCGCTCGCTGCCCCGCCCCTTACACCCCACGCCAGTGGTGGACTGGGACACCCGGCCCTTACCTCCACCTCCTGCGTACGATGACGTGGCGCAGGACGAGGAGGACATGGAGGTGAGCTCCATCAACAGCCTGGATCAGCAGCAGGGGGGGATGGGTGAGAGCCACAGCCTCACAGAGGCCTTGCCGGCTGGTGAGGAGAAGGCCATGGCCGGTGCAGCCGACAAACCCCTGGAGGACAACCTCTTCCTGCCCTCTAAGCaggacctggcctccacatcCTTCTCTCAGTCAGCTGAGATCTTTCAGGAGCTCCAGCAGGAGTGCATGAGGAGGCTCAATGTGCCCACGGGAGGAGGTCACCAGCCCCCCTCGCTGTCCCCAAGCTCAGGCCTCCAGTCCGTGGACGTCCACCGCCAGATCATCTTGTTCTTCTCTGAGGACAAGCCCCAGATCCCTCCACGCGTACCCATCCCGCCTCGCCCTGTCAAACGGGGGGACTACACCCGCTGGTCCGGtgacctctccctgtccctgactcCAGCTTCTGAGGAAGTCCAGGACCGGGCCCCTCAGATCCCCCCGCGGGACCCCCTGTCCCAGCCGGGCTCGCGCACCCCCAGTCCCATGGGACAACAGGTGGGCTCCCCCCAGCAAAGGACAATGGTTTTCCCCAGTGCCCCTCCTCCGCCCACATACGGATCCTACCTCTCCACGTCCCCGGGGAAGCTCATGCCCACCACACATAGCTTTGCCTTGGACCCCAAATACGCCGCACCCAAGGTCATCCAAGCACAAGCCCAGGGTAAGGACCTGGCCAAGGGGCCCTGCATCCTGCCCATTGTCCGCGACGGCCGCAAAATCAGCAACACGCACTACTACCTCCTGCCCGAGAGGCCGCCTTACCTGGACCGCTACGACCGCTTCTTCAGGGAAGCGGAAAATGTGCCAACCGGTGGCAGCGGTGGGATCTGCGAGGAGAGGCGGCAGGCCAACACAGCCACGGTCAGGCCCATGATGGTGAACCAGCAGCAGCAGAACCAGGGGGGAGACCTCAAGCCCAACTTTTCCTCCAACAACAACACTAGCCTGGGCTTCCGGCTGAGCATGAAGTCCTCCCTCAGCCTGCCCAGGGTCAGCTCTGACGGGTCAGCCGACAGGGCAGAGGGGGGAACCACAGCAGACGGGGTCAAGATG GTGCAGGAGGCGGTCCATGGCGTGACTATAGAGGAGTGTCAGACAGCCCTCCAGAACCACAACTGGAACGTGCAGAAAGCTGTGCACTACCTCAAG GTTGAGCAGCTGTTCTGTCTTGGCCTGAAGACCAGGACGGAGTGTCTCAAGGTGCTGGAGATGTATGACTGGAACCTGGAGGTGGCCAGCACTCAGCTCCTGGACTCCTACGGCTCCGTCCGGCAAAGGTAA